In one Nicotiana sylvestris chromosome 8, ASM39365v2, whole genome shotgun sequence genomic region, the following are encoded:
- the LOC104218500 gene encoding uncharacterized protein isoform X3 has product MILQDEEENQVECIIFNAEIAHFEDLFRPFHTYLVSVAQVKESNYMYGNLVNKFTWTIDRSTIVEPVETINPSEDPLPPPTRLNLTPFDNFEYQPEGSEFDVLATVLNGSSSTYTSNGKRIQDFIIMDDQIDQQIQHNTQRID; this is encoded by the exons ATGATTCTGCAGGACGAAGAG GAAAACCAAGTCGAATGCATTATATTCAATGCTGAGATAGCGCATTTTGAAGATTTATTTCGTCCTTTCCACACTTACTTGGTGTCAGTTGCACAAGTCAAAGAATCAAATTATATGTATGGAAATCTAGTTAACAAATTTACTTGGACAATTGATAGGAGCACGATTGTTGAGCCCGTGGAAACTATCAATCCTTCAGAAGATCCACTGCCCCCGCCAACGCGGCTAAATCTTACACCATTTGACAACTTCGAGTATCAACCTGAGGGATCTgaatttg ATGTCCTTGCTACTGTCCTCAACGGCAGCTCTTCAACATATACTTCAAACGGGAAGAGAATTCAAGATTTTATCATCATGGATGATCA
- the LOC104218500 gene encoding uncharacterized protein isoform X2, translated as MILQDEEENQVECIIFNAEIAHFEDLFRPFHTYLVSVAQVKESNYMYGNLVNKFTWTIDRSTIVEPVETINPSEDPLPPPTRLNLTPFDNFEYQPEGSEFDVLATVLNGSSSTYTSNGKRIQDFIIMDDQKELISFFHVTDQEFAKEYRE; from the exons ATGATTCTGCAGGACGAAGAG GAAAACCAAGTCGAATGCATTATATTCAATGCTGAGATAGCGCATTTTGAAGATTTATTTCGTCCTTTCCACACTTACTTGGTGTCAGTTGCACAAGTCAAAGAATCAAATTATATGTATGGAAATCTAGTTAACAAATTTACTTGGACAATTGATAGGAGCACGATTGTTGAGCCCGTGGAAACTATCAATCCTTCAGAAGATCCACTGCCCCCGCCAACGCGGCTAAATCTTACACCATTTGACAACTTCGAGTATCAACCTGAGGGATCTgaatttg ATGTCCTTGCTACTGTCCTCAACGGCAGCTCTTCAACATATACTTCAAACGGGAAGAGAATTCAAGATTTTATCATCATGGATGATCA AAAAGAATTAATATCCTTTTTTCATGTGACTGATCAAGAATTTGCGAAAGAGTATCGGGAATGA
- the LOC104218500 gene encoding uncharacterized protein isoform X1 yields the protein MILQDEEENQVECIIFNAEIAHFEDLFRPFHTYLVSVAQVKESNYMYGNLVNKFTWTIDRSTIVEPVETINPSEDPLPPPTRLNLTPFDNFEYQPEGSEFDVLATVLNGSSSTYTSNGKRIQDFIIMDDQICERVSGMNKVRLLHSFAFYVLLAILFVVHILCNISIWH from the exons ATGATTCTGCAGGACGAAGAG GAAAACCAAGTCGAATGCATTATATTCAATGCTGAGATAGCGCATTTTGAAGATTTATTTCGTCCTTTCCACACTTACTTGGTGTCAGTTGCACAAGTCAAAGAATCAAATTATATGTATGGAAATCTAGTTAACAAATTTACTTGGACAATTGATAGGAGCACGATTGTTGAGCCCGTGGAAACTATCAATCCTTCAGAAGATCCACTGCCCCCGCCAACGCGGCTAAATCTTACACCATTTGACAACTTCGAGTATCAACCTGAGGGATCTgaatttg ATGTCCTTGCTACTGTCCTCAACGGCAGCTCTTCAACATATACTTCAAACGGGAAGAGAATTCAAGATTTTATCATCATGGATGATCA AATTTGCGAAAGAGTATCGGGAATGAACAAGGTCCGACTTCTTCATTCTTTTGCCTTTTATGTTCTCCTGGCAATATTGTTTGTGGTACACATTCTCTGCAACATATCAATTTGGCATTAG
- the LOC104218500 gene encoding uncharacterized protein isoform X4, with product MILQDEEENQVECIIFNAEIAHFEDLFRPFHTYLVSVAQVKESNYMYGNLVNKFTWTIDRSTIVEPVETINPSEDPLPPPTRLNLTPFDNFEYQPEGSEFDVLATVLNGSSSTYTSNGKRIQDFIIMDDQICERVSGMNKD from the exons ATGATTCTGCAGGACGAAGAG GAAAACCAAGTCGAATGCATTATATTCAATGCTGAGATAGCGCATTTTGAAGATTTATTTCGTCCTTTCCACACTTACTTGGTGTCAGTTGCACAAGTCAAAGAATCAAATTATATGTATGGAAATCTAGTTAACAAATTTACTTGGACAATTGATAGGAGCACGATTGTTGAGCCCGTGGAAACTATCAATCCTTCAGAAGATCCACTGCCCCCGCCAACGCGGCTAAATCTTACACCATTTGACAACTTCGAGTATCAACCTGAGGGATCTgaatttg ATGTCCTTGCTACTGTCCTCAACGGCAGCTCTTCAACATATACTTCAAACGGGAAGAGAATTCAAGATTTTATCATCATGGATGATCA AATTTGCGAAAGAGTATCGGGAATGAACAAG
- the LOC104218499 gene encoding uncharacterized protein — protein sequence MPNKSHKNENFEKIYADKKARRRELYRMMQSDKKEVLLARARANKAQTSRRQHAASSLINSSANPSSSMSANSSSEQCAPFMGYSTLYETGSTSNTNHEQYNKVSVTTQVSPQYIMLKTVPKCKFCGAKKIEYEPPAFCCRNGTVKLSSHQVPTELRNLYLGNTEESKHFRTYIRAYSNIFAFTSLGVTYDRELAKRNKGIYTFRVQGQMYHFINDLIPSNEKGRNLQLYFFDSENEMRNRMACSDKLNKCTVKSLMEILEINPYSIFLKSLINIPQLSNFYIALKCDAGLDQRIYNLLTTSEVAGICVEQDTNNCIPTPHIRIYTKSDGSQLINYYYGCYDPLQYLLLFPYGQNGWHCGIKKLKPPTTPSRTQMYCKYKQLPNVTNMTSIDGFLDMEAEVMQKGKRKREIVSCLLPTLNKR from the exons ATGCCGAATAAAAGTCATAAAAATGAAAACTTCGAAAAAATCTATGCCGACAAGAAGGCTAGGCGACGCGAACTGTATAGAATGATGCAATCCGATAAAAAAGAGGTCCTCCTAGCACGAGCGCGAGCAAACAAAGCTCAAACAAGCAGGCGGCAACATGCTGCCTCCTCACTTATTAATAGTTCTGCTAACCCATCATCCTCTATGAGTGCTAATAGTTCAAGCGAGCAGTGTGCTCCTTTCATGGGATATTCAACTCTATACGAAACAG GATCAACATCTAATACAAATCATGAACAATATAACAAAGTATCAGTAACAACGCAAGTGTCACCTCAATACATTATGTTAAAGACAGTTCCCAAATGTAAATTTTGCGGAGCCAAAAAAATTGAATACGAGCCGCCCGCATTCTGCTGTCGCAATGGCACTGTTAAGCTAAGTTCACACCAAGTACCAACAGAGTTGAGAAATCTATATCTAGGAAATACTGAGGAATCAAAGCATTTCCGAACCTACATAAGAGCATACAGTAATATATTTGCATTCACATCATTGGGAGTAACCTACGACAGAGAATTGGCGAAGAGAAACAAAGGTATTTACACATTTCGAGTTCAAGGACAGATGTATCATTTCATAAATGACTTGATACCAAGTAATGAAAAGGGAAGAAATCTACAATTATATTTCTTTGATAGTGAAAATGAAATGAGAAATCGAATGGCATGTTCCGATAAATTGAACAAGTGTACTGTGAAAAGTTTGATGGAAATATTAGAAATCAATCCTtactctatatttttaaaatcctTAATAAATATCCCACAATTATCAAATTTTTATATTGCGCTTAAGTGTGACGCTGGTTTAGATCAACGGATATACAACCTCCTAACTACATCAGAAGTGGCAGGGATATGCGTAGAACAAGATACCAATAATTGTATCCCTACTCCACATATTCGAATTTATACAAAAAGCGATGGAAGCCAGCTGATAAATTATTATTACGGCTGTTATGACCCATTGCAATATCTATTATTGTTCCCGTACGGACAAAATGGTTGGCATTGTGGTATTAAAAAACTTAAACCTCCAACAACTCCTTCTAGAACACAAATGTATTGTAAATACAAACAATTGCCAAATGTAACAAATATGACTTCAATTGATGGATTCCTTGATATGGAAGCTGAAGTGATGCAAAAAGGCAAACGAAAAAGAGAAATTGTTTCTTGTTTGCTACCAACTCTAAATAAGAGATGA